From Aquificota bacterium, one genomic window encodes:
- the corA gene encoding magnesium/cobalt transporter CorA yields the protein MINIYASLGGTFKKYGLDQFGDIRKEAVLWLDVEKPTDAEIDWLKSAVGFKMPPREVFGDIEISSKYKEEEDAIYMNLSFVIQQKEDISVEPVLFFIKGRYMVSIRYRDIPSMLIFIKRMEESPINFQFPEAIFSQIVNIEVDRLGDRLEILGKRIRNLRKEVFAEQSEEIIREISYYDELNITIRETINEKLRVLSHFVKSPRVNAQTKREIKVALDDLHTLLDYTSFYMDKLDSIQNSLLGLISIKQNEAVKVFTVIATIFLPATLIASIYGMNFDNMPELHWKYGYPLSLFLMVIVTLSLIYWVKKKGWL from the coding sequence ATGATAAACATATACGCAAGCCTGGGAGGTACCTTCAAAAAGTATGGACTTGACCAATTTGGTGATATAAGAAAGGAGGCTGTCTTATGGCTTGATGTGGAAAAACCCACCGATGCGGAAATTGATTGGCTAAAAAGTGCAGTAGGCTTTAAAATGCCTCCAAGGGAAGTTTTTGGAGATATAGAGATAAGCAGTAAATATAAGGAAGAAGAGGATGCCATTTATATGAACCTTTCCTTTGTTATACAACAAAAAGAGGATATAAGCGTAGAACCTGTCCTTTTCTTTATAAAGGGAAGATATATGGTAAGCATTAGGTATAGAGATATTCCAAGTATGCTAATTTTTATAAAAAGAATGGAAGAAAGCCCTATAAATTTTCAATTTCCAGAGGCAATATTTTCACAGATAGTTAATATTGAAGTTGATAGGCTGGGAGATAGGCTTGAAATACTTGGTAAAAGGATAAGAAACCTAAGAAAAGAGGTTTTTGCAGAACAATCTGAAGAGATTATTAGAGAAATATCTTACTATGATGAACTGAATATTACCATAAGGGAGACTATAAATGAAAAGCTAAGAGTTTTGAGCCATTTTGTTAAAAGTCCAAGAGTAAACGCTCAAACCAAAAGGGAGATAAAAGTAGCCTTAGATGACCTTCATACCTTGCTTGACTACACAAGCTTTTATATGGACAAGCTGGATAGCATACAGAATTCCCTATTGGGCCTTATATCCATAAAGCAGAACGAGGCGGTTAAAGTCTTTACAGTTATAGCTACCATATTTCTACCAGCTACTTTGATAGCCAGCATATATGGCATGAACTTTGACAACATGCCTGAACTCCATTGGAAGTATGGTTATCCTTTATCTCTCTTTCTTATGGTGATTGTTACCCTTTCTCTTATATATTGGGTAAAGAAGAAAGGATGGTTATGA
- a CDS encoding pilus assembly protein PilY: MRRLLFFMVILLLAFTQTKPAQMSDYCYVPPFISNAVKPNVLIVMDFSGSMQFPAYVPCDFWGYTQQKTANCRTSYITSSSPAKYDTNKIYSGYFNPNKCYSYSGSNFVEANCDCSNKIGTSSCISGNLLNWISATRIDIARWVLTGGRSSSSQGNTFLISEGAIYTIYDSNLKCQFQITAGQPSNRSLTIRNYNGTCPLGNNAINNAQLQIRPSDPSSIKGIIHSFCDTSNLNGQINEKCQLIMEFMVFASDGRYGKIKVGKQATISQLINAINNELPYSGTPTGEALWEAYDFYKQSNDNNYEKNTAYIGRGNGNTDPYYDGSGQNSYAVSCRKSFVLLLSDGAWNGNVDPVVPARIMATQDLRSDLPGKQNVYTYAVYAFGDLDPNTKLQGRQAMITTAIFGGFDDRDNNTWPYPFTGIQYPNGSGTCSSLEYTIRTNIQTPTQTYCNSRGVQYPLPQCNPNSSWDPKCAEWDTAQPPKGLPYNFYEADDAESLKSALLSAFADILKRASSGSTVATLSGRSQASQLVIQPYFRPTYPTANVELKWLGFLRSFWIDTKQNLREDTVESKVLNIGGNLIDKIFQIFFDDNTNETKASIVDDIDTCSSSTTKRLDEVIPVFDAGCRLAEIDPAQRKIYYNKDGNLTSFTTGEASNLTNIWKVCSNNQSILCTNNGDCGGNACVSADASCIIRYIRGEDNPSGCTSYDYVKRPRTLDVSAFCSALGISGNKVWKLGDIINSSPAIAGPDPLNNYHLRYNDQSYLQYIVSESYKKRPTIVVVGANDGMLHIFRVGHLKETGDQNKPVKLVNDQFSQSSDLVGEEVFAFIPKNALPYLLWYGNQDYCHVPTVDYRVMIFDANFGTAQNPNWRTLLVGAMGFGGKAITTSSGSFSSSVFVLDLTDWLNNNLSGTPQLLWETSLPDGTLTLSFPAIAKVEDNWYVLVGSGPKHIDQTLGESYTNSPKVYIFNLRNGSLVATEDVNVPGASFAIGDIMPVDIDNDYNDDVAYFGLYGKKQSGSIFGALMRINFRAQNGYLNPNNWTVSQAFDFGNSPAPVFGAPSYTLDEYNNFWVFFGTGKYISLADKNISYTNYLIGFKHGTKYNWQSASTVNLNNLADRTGWTTPIQVIETDQMCVCDKTGCSNRQVVTNASGSLAEEPSAGWYIRLGGEAMYSQALIYGGTLSVLSTVLPQDICSMEGSPKLYSLYYKTGTPYPRPTVLSPEAVVNNQVQQSINLGIGVSPLGMPFQVVAGTGKEYESFIQVSTGAILRLQMQVTTQQEGRFLLWIEK; encoded by the coding sequence ATGAGAAGGCTTTTGTTTTTTATGGTTATCTTACTTTTGGCTTTCACGCAGACAAAGCCAGCCCAAATGTCTGATTACTGTTATGTACCACCTTTTATATCAAACGCAGTAAAGCCCAACGTTCTTATAGTTATGGACTTCTCTGGATCCATGCAATTTCCAGCCTATGTGCCATGTGATTTTTGGGGATATACTCAGCAAAAAACGGCAAACTGTAGAACTTCTTATATAACCTCCTCATCTCCTGCTAAGTATGACACTAACAAGATTTACTCGGGATACTTTAATCCAAATAAATGCTATAGTTATTCAGGATCAAACTTTGTAGAAGCAAACTGTGATTGTTCTAACAAGATCGGCACCTCCTCCTGCATCTCTGGAAACCTTTTAAACTGGATAAGTGCCACAAGGATTGATATAGCCCGTTGGGTTTTGACTGGCGGAAGGTCAAGCTCCTCTCAAGGCAACACATTTCTTATAAGCGAAGGAGCCATATACACTATATATGACTCAAACCTCAAATGCCAATTCCAAATAACCGCCGGCCAACCCAGCAACAGAAGTTTAACAATAAGAAACTACAATGGAACTTGTCCCCTTGGAAACAACGCTATAAACAACGCACAGCTTCAAATAAGACCTTCAGACCCATCTTCTATTAAAGGAATTATTCACTCCTTCTGTGATACTTCAAACTTAAACGGACAGATCAATGAAAAATGCCAGCTCATAATGGAGTTTATGGTTTTTGCAAGTGACGGGAGATATGGAAAAATAAAGGTCGGGAAACAGGCTACAATATCTCAACTGATAAACGCCATAAACAATGAGCTTCCATATTCTGGCACACCCACTGGTGAGGCCCTGTGGGAAGCCTATGACTTTTATAAGCAAAGCAATGACAATAACTATGAAAAAAATACTGCCTATATTGGTAGGGGTAATGGCAATACGGACCCATACTACGATGGTTCTGGTCAAAATTCTTACGCAGTATCCTGCAGGAAGAGCTTTGTTCTCCTGCTCTCTGACGGTGCTTGGAATGGGAATGTGGACCCAGTAGTGCCTGCCCGTATTATGGCAACGCAGGACCTCAGAAGCGACCTACCAGGAAAGCAAAATGTTTACACCTATGCAGTTTATGCTTTTGGCGATTTGGACCCTAATACAAAACTTCAAGGAAGACAGGCTATGATAACCACCGCCATCTTTGGTGGTTTTGATGACAGAGACAACAACACATGGCCCTATCCATTTACAGGTATCCAGTATCCTAATGGCAGTGGAACCTGCAGTAGTCTTGAATACACTATAAGAACAAATATACAAACACCAACTCAAACTTACTGTAATAGCAGAGGAGTTCAATACCCACTTCCCCAGTGTAATCCTAATAGTTCTTGGGATCCCAAGTGCGCCGAATGGGATACAGCCCAACCACCTAAGGGCCTCCCTTACAACTTTTATGAAGCAGATGATGCTGAAAGCTTAAAGAGCGCCCTTCTTTCCGCCTTTGCAGATATTCTCAAAAGAGCTTCCTCCGGTTCTACTGTAGCTACCCTTTCTGGTAGGTCCCAAGCCTCTCAGCTTGTTATACAGCCTTACTTTAGACCAACCTATCCAACGGCTAATGTGGAACTAAAGTGGCTTGGCTTTCTTAGAAGCTTCTGGATAGATACTAAACAAAATTTAAGGGAGGACACTGTTGAAAGTAAGGTCCTAAACATAGGAGGAAACCTTATAGACAAGATATTCCAAATCTTCTTTGATGATAACACCAACGAAACTAAGGCGTCCATAGTAGATGATATAGATACCTGTAGTTCAAGCACCACAAAGCGCTTGGATGAGGTCATACCTGTTTTTGATGCGGGTTGTAGGCTTGCAGAAATAGACCCAGCCCAAAGGAAGATCTACTATAACAAAGATGGAAATCTCACATCCTTTACTACAGGGGAGGCAAGCAACCTTACAAACATCTGGAAAGTATGCTCCAACAACCAAAGTATACTTTGTACCAACAACGGCGATTGTGGAGGCAATGCGTGCGTTAGCGCAGATGCCAGCTGTATTATAAGGTATATAAGGGGAGAGGACAATCCTTCTGGATGTACATCCTATGACTATGTAAAAAGACCAAGAACTCTTGATGTCTCTGCTTTTTGCAGTGCGTTAGGCATAAGCGGAAATAAGGTTTGGAAGCTTGGGGACATAATAAACTCAAGTCCAGCAATAGCTGGGCCGGATCCATTAAATAATTACCACCTTAGGTATAACGACCAGAGTTATTTACAATATATTGTCAGCGAAAGCTATAAAAAGAGACCAACCATAGTGGTCGTTGGCGCAAATGATGGCATGCTCCATATATTCAGGGTAGGACATCTTAAGGAGACCGGTGATCAAAACAAACCAGTAAAACTTGTAAACGACCAATTTTCTCAAAGCTCTGATCTTGTAGGTGAAGAAGTGTTTGCCTTTATACCAAAGAATGCCCTTCCCTATCTTCTTTGGTATGGAAACCAAGACTATTGCCATGTGCCAACGGTGGATTATAGGGTAATGATATTTGATGCAAACTTTGGCACAGCTCAAAATCCCAATTGGCGCACCCTCTTGGTAGGAGCCATGGGCTTTGGCGGGAAAGCGATAACAACCTCTTCTGGATCCTTTAGCTCCTCTGTCTTTGTCCTTGACCTAACAGATTGGTTAAACAATAACCTTTCTGGCACACCACAGCTCCTTTGGGAAACATCTCTTCCTGACGGAACACTTACGCTTTCCTTCCCGGCTATTGCTAAAGTGGAGGATAATTGGTATGTGCTTGTGGGTAGTGGTCCAAAACATATAGACCAGACCTTGGGTGAGAGCTATACCAATTCACCTAAGGTGTATATCTTTAACCTAAGGAATGGGAGCCTTGTAGCAACGGAAGATGTAAATGTACCGGGTGCCAGCTTTGCCATAGGCGATATTATGCCTGTAGATATAGACAACGATTACAACGATGATGTAGCATACTTTGGCCTCTATGGTAAAAAGCAATCTGGAAGTATTTTTGGAGCTCTTATGAGGATAAACTTTAGAGCCCAAAACGGATACCTAAACCCTAACAATTGGACTGTAAGCCAAGCCTTTGACTTTGGGAACTCTCCAGCTCCAGTTTTTGGAGCTCCAAGCTACACTTTAGATGAGTACAACAACTTCTGGGTATTCTTTGGTACAGGAAAGTACATAAGCCTTGCAGACAAAAATATAAGCTATACAAACTATCTTATAGGTTTTAAACATGGAACAAAGTACAACTGGCAATCAGCTAGCACAGTTAATCTGAACAACCTTGCTGACCGTACAGGATGGACTACTCCTATACAGGTTATAGAAACAGACCAGATGTGCGTATGTGACAAAACAGGATGTAGTAATAGACAAGTTGTTACTAATGCGTCCGGATCTTTGGCAGAAGAACCATCGGCTGGCTGGTATATTAGGCTTGGTGGGGAAGCAATGTATTCTCAAGCCTTGATTTATGGTGGTACCTTAAGCGTACTTTCTACTGTTTTGCCACAGGATATATGTTCTATGGAAGGTAGCCCTAAGCTTTATTCCCTTTATTACAAAACAGGAACACCCTACCCAAGACCAACAGTTCTATCCCCAGAGGCTGTGGTAAACAATCAAGTACAACAAAGCATCAATCTTGGTATAGGTGTATCACCATTAGGTATGCCTTTCCAGGTGGTGGCAGGGACTGGTAAGGAGTACGAATCATTTATACAGGTTTCCACTGGTGCTATATTGAGATTACAAATGCAAGTTACAACACAACAAGAAGGCAGGTTCTTACTATGGATAGAAAAGTAA
- a CDS encoding ROK family protein, translated as MKKGVDIGGTFVKVYWENGKKEKHYIKDVSKNRKAFLERIKNIVLEGDPEEVGIAVAGFTSLDGVVYRSPNIPALDGVNLKEVFAGLKVKVINDVSAGALGEWFYDHRDSKVLLFVAIGTGLGGGLVIDGRPFLGACGSSLELGHHIIKAGGEKCSCGRFGCWEAYSSSYGFERIYEKVSGQRLKDFEIINKAKEGDPMALEALMEFRRYLLLGLMNSVHIFNPDRIVLGGGLIDAMKDLLGGLEEDLKAMCESLPAKCFKLFFSSCAEYCMARGAQALLRI; from the coding sequence ATGAAAAAGGGGGTTGATATTGGTGGCACTTTTGTAAAGGTATACTGGGAAAACGGGAAAAAGGAAAAGCATTATATAAAGGATGTTTCTAAAAACAGAAAGGCCTTTTTGGAAAGGATAAAAAACATTGTGCTTGAGGGAGACCCAGAAGAGGTTGGAATAGCAGTAGCTGGTTTCACTTCTTTGGATGGTGTGGTCTATAGGTCTCCCAACATACCAGCCCTTGATGGAGTAAACCTCAAAGAAGTATTTGCAGGCCTTAAGGTAAAGGTTATAAACGATGTTTCCGCTGGCGCTCTTGGCGAGTGGTTTTATGACCACAGGGACAGTAAAGTTTTACTTTTTGTGGCCATAGGCACTGGATTGGGTGGTGGCCTTGTAATAGATGGTAGGCCCTTTCTTGGCGCTTGTGGTAGCAGCTTAGAACTTGGACATCATATTATTAAGGCTGGGGGAGAAAAATGTAGCTGTGGTAGGTTTGGCTGTTGGGAGGCCTACTCCTCTTCCTATGGCTTTGAAAGGATATACGAGAAGGTCTCTGGCCAAAGGCTAAAGGACTTTGAGATAATAAACAAGGCCAAGGAAGGCGACCCCATGGCCTTAGAAGCTCTTATGGAATTTAGAAGGTATCTTCTCCTTGGTCTTATGAACTCCGTGCATATCTTCAATCCAGATAGAATAGTCTTAGGCGGAGGTCTTATAGATGCCATGAAAGACCTACTTGGAGGTCTTGAGGAGGACCTAAAAGCCATGTGTGAAAGTTTGCCAGCTAAATGCTTTAAACTTTTCTTTTCTTCCTGTGCAGAATACTGCATGGCAAGGGGGGCCCAAGCCCTGCTAAGGATTTAA
- a CDS encoding prepilin-type N-terminal cleavage/methylation domain-containing protein: MDRKVKGYTIMEILVVMAILSILASFAFISLRNMVLNQRLKASTDNLVSVLNTARMYSMTGRDVRGIGPRPWGVYVTEDGRRFILFEDTNSNCRCDNNCNNGEEVVKTFQMESGVKVRNPLVIVFDKKGYPRNAICGFGATNIIIESETLNKARTICISRYGRIRVVEGEICPQE, from the coding sequence ATGGATAGAAAAGTAAAAGGCTATACCATAATGGAAATTTTGGTGGTAATGGCCATACTTTCTATACTTGCTAGTTTTGCTTTTATAAGCCTTAGAAACATGGTCTTAAATCAGAGGCTAAAAGCTTCCACAGATAACCTTGTAAGCGTATTAAACACTGCAAGGATGTATTCTATGACGGGGAGAGATGTTCGTGGAATAGGGCCAAGACCATGGGGTGTTTATGTAACTGAAGATGGTAGAAGGTTTATTCTCTTTGAAGACACAAATTCCAATTGTCGGTGCGATAACAATTGTAATAACGGCGAAGAAGTGGTAAAGACTTTTCAAATGGAAAGCGGAGTAAAAGTAAGGAATCCTCTCGTTATAGTCTTTGACAAAAAGGGATACCCAAGGAATGCTATATGTGGCTTTGGTGCGACTAACATAATTATAGAATCAGAAACCTTGAACAAAGCCAGAACTATATGCATTAGCAGGTATGGTAGGATAAGAGTAGTGGAGGGTGAAATATGTCCACAAGAATAA
- the exbB gene encoding TonB-system energizer ExbB has translation MDWIKTSVDYGVIGILAFLSFLSVGVAIERYMYLKKVDLKAYKSKQEIEIDLTKGLFIIASVASNAPYIGLLGTVLGIMLTFYTIGQEGLVDTKKVMVGLALALKATALGLLVAIPSSVLYNYLLRKIKEKISLWEMDNGG, from the coding sequence ATGGATTGGATAAAAACCTCTGTAGATTACGGAGTTATCGGTATTTTGGCCTTTTTGAGTTTTCTCAGTGTAGGTGTTGCCATTGAGAGGTATATGTATCTAAAAAAGGTAGATTTAAAAGCCTATAAAAGCAAGCAGGAAATTGAAATAGACCTGACAAAAGGGCTTTTTATAATAGCCTCCGTAGCCTCTAACGCTCCATACATTGGGCTTTTGGGAACGGTGCTTGGCATAATGCTTACCTTTTACACCATTGGACAGGAGGGCTTGGTGGATACAAAAAAGGTTATGGTGGGCCTTGCCTTGGCTCTCAAGGCTACCGCTTTGGGGCTTTTAGTAGCCATACCATCTTCCGTGCTTTATAACTATCTTTTAAGAAAAATCAAAGAAAAAATAAGCCTCTGGGAGATGGACAATGGAGGATAA
- a CDS encoding prepilin-type cleavage/methylation domain-containing protein, whose protein sequence is MSTRINSKGFTIIELLIAMLFLMFVMIGFLRGVLTYIQFSLDARMKDTASKAIRDWSGYIESLPYNAGFISPNPYPNSSSNWDNASIECYDQNNCTSFKITAEDTNSDGDNISDFYDPYNGNNYSDYFKNHPLDTADWLLIGPKPHPLCDDPNIQYNCPPRQYSIGNRRIYVGITVARLIQKNNEIGKAFGITAWYFSPIDNRYKYVSTTLIKRKP, encoded by the coding sequence ATGTCCACAAGAATAAACAGCAAAGGCTTTACCATCATAGAGCTTCTAATAGCCATGCTTTTCCTTATGTTTGTTATGATAGGCTTTTTGCGTGGCGTATTAACTTATATACAGTTTTCTTTGGATGCGCGCATGAAAGATACGGCAAGCAAAGCCATAAGAGACTGGTCTGGATATATTGAAAGCCTGCCTTATAATGCAGGATTTATAAGTCCTAACCCATACCCAAACAGCTCAAGCAATTGGGACAACGCTTCCATTGAATGTTATGATCAAAATAATTGCACCTCCTTTAAAATTACAGCAGAAGATACTAATTCCGACGGAGATAATATTTCGGATTTCTATGATCCATACAATGGTAATAACTATAGCGACTACTTTAAAAATCATCCGTTAGACACCGCAGATTGGCTTCTTATAGGACCAAAGCCTCATCCTCTATGTGATGATCCAAATATTCAATATAATTGTCCACCCAGGCAGTATTCCATAGGGAACAGAAGGATATATGTAGGAATTACCGTAGCAAGGCTAATTCAAAAGAATAATGAAATAGGCAAAGCCTTTGGCATTACCGCATGGTATTTTAGTCCCATAGATAATAGATATAAGTATGTAAGCACTACCCTTATAAAGAGGAAGCCATGA
- a CDS encoding prepilin-type N-terminal cleavage/methylation domain-containing protein, translated as MKKGITLVELLMVIGITLILAGGIFYAYREVFQKGVSQSLVAKNEQEAQFLISTLVSELSSVGFGIDRSRLQKIPPLIAISENGVEFLSLATRQNNSAGCWSYVDNNGNIATQTARDYLGRECNTGNNRWKWCVCLEPITKSCRGNCVVPNCADPQQNQSCRNMMVFDISSNNSNNPPNYPNDFITRYYLDDQSQTASRLCANETRTLMKQVGNDAPQPIIDCVGAFRVRYITNQNGSAVYSDSVDNVNNLLGLRLCLLLQIGGRQSVAMDVPQFSQSCGGGPVPNNNWRFYRWSAIEVDIPLKNIR; from the coding sequence ATGAAGAAGGGTATTACATTGGTTGAGCTTTTGATGGTTATTGGGATAACCCTTATACTCGCAGGTGGAATCTTTTATGCATATAGAGAAGTGTTTCAAAAAGGGGTTTCTCAAAGTCTTGTGGCAAAGAATGAACAGGAGGCTCAGTTCTTGATTTCTACCCTTGTTTCCGAGCTTTCCTCTGTGGGCTTTGGTATAGACAGAAGCAGGCTTCAGAAGATACCACCTCTCATAGCCATATCTGAAAATGGAGTGGAATTTTTGAGCTTAGCCACAAGGCAAAATAATAGCGCAGGATGTTGGAGCTATGTAGATAATAATGGCAACATAGCTACCCAAACTGCAAGGGATTATCTTGGAAGGGAGTGTAATACTGGCAACAATAGATGGAAATGGTGCGTTTGTTTAGAACCTATAACTAAAAGCTGTAGAGGAAACTGTGTAGTTCCAAACTGTGCAGACCCGCAACAAAATCAAAGCTGTAGAAACATGATGGTCTTTGATATAAGTAGTAATAATAGTAATAATCCGCCTAATTATCCCAACGACTTTATAACGCGGTATTACTTAGACGACCAAAGCCAAACAGCCTCTCGTTTATGTGCAAATGAAACTCGAACACTTATGAAACAAGTAGGTAATGATGCACCACAACCAATAATAGATTGTGTGGGAGCTTTTAGAGTCAGGTATATAACCAACCAAAACGGAAGTGCCGTATACAGCGACAGTGTTGATAATGTAAACAACCTTCTAGGATTAAGGCTTTGCTTGCTTCTACAGATAGGTGGAAGACAAAGCGTGGCTATGGATGTTCCGCAGTTTAGCCAGTCATGTGGAGGTGGTCCTGTACCAAACAACAATTGGAGGTTTTACAGATGGTCAGCTATAGAGGTGGACATACCATTGAAAAACATAAGGTAA
- a CDS encoding energy transducer TonB, with translation MKLKAYSLSFILHFLLLVMILFFASTFNKEQKIIEVNLNIEDFRIEKPSTKEEIKGQEKHSYKSMPEKLKANQSQIIKDTKEETNIPPMQTQEVNQPVFQKDKDEANQYTQAKSIGQTAQAQSNGEEVTASKNVKKESKEGLSKEHAQEMFLKEKLSVISSIIQKNISYPPLARKMGWEGKVIICIHLRSDGTLEDVKIEKSSGYELLDRNALETVKKVAHLFPKPPVDVIIRLPVSYKLE, from the coding sequence ATGAAATTAAAAGCTTATAGCTTGTCTTTTATTCTGCACTTTTTGCTTTTAGTTATGATCCTATTTTTTGCAAGTACTTTTAATAAGGAACAAAAAATAATAGAAGTAAATCTAAACATTGAGGATTTTAGAATAGAGAAGCCGTCTACAAAAGAGGAGATAAAAGGACAAGAAAAACATAGTTATAAAAGTATGCCCGAAAAGCTAAAAGCTAACCAATCCCAGATTATCAAAGATACAAAGGAAGAAACTAACATACCACCAATGCAAACACAAGAGGTAAACCAGCCTGTTTTTCAAAAAGATAAAGATGAAGCCAATCAATATACACAGGCAAAAAGTATTGGTCAAACTGCCCAGGCTCAAAGTAATGGAGAAGAGGTCACAGCTTCAAAGAATGTTAAAAAAGAGTCTAAAGAGGGTTTAAGCAAAGAGCATGCTCAAGAGATGTTCTTAAAAGAGAAGCTTTCTGTTATCTCTTCAATCATTCAAAAGAATATTAGCTACCCGCCTTTAGCTCGCAAAATGGGATGGGAAGGCAAGGTAATAATCTGCATACATCTTAGAAGTGATGGCACTTTGGAAGATGTGAAGATAGAAAAAAGCTCTGGCTATGAACTTTTGGACAGAAATGCCTTAGAAACGGTTAAAAAGGTAGCACATCTTTTTCCAAAACCGCCTGTAGATGTGATAATAAGGCTTCCTGTGAGTTATAAATTGGAATAA
- the nadC gene encoding carboxylating nicotinate-nucleotide diphosphorylase, whose translation MIDRLLLSFLEEDIGHADITTEGVCRGEKARAVVVAKEGGVLAGIGFALRVFELLGGVELIKSLRDGEEFSKGDELLVLEGPSDVLLKGERVALNLMQRLSGIATVVRRYVKALEGTNIKLLDTRKTTPGMRYFEKYAVRVGGGINHRFGLYDMVLIKDNHKAVAGSIREAVKRVKERLSPAYKVEVEVENLQELEEALECGVDMVLLDNFSPEEVREAVKITKGRVLVEVSGNINLENIKDYAIEGVHFISSGAITHSARWLDLSMKMRKL comes from the coding sequence ATGATAGATAGGTTATTGCTAAGCTTTCTTGAAGAGGATATAGGACATGCGGACATAACCACTGAAGGTGTATGCAGGGGAGAAAAGGCGAGGGCTGTGGTTGTGGCTAAGGAAGGGGGAGTTTTGGCAGGTATAGGCTTTGCCCTTAGGGTCTTTGAACTTTTAGGCGGTGTAGAGCTTATAAAAAGCCTTAGGGATGGGGAAGAGTTTTCAAAGGGTGATGAACTTCTTGTATTGGAAGGACCCTCAGATGTACTATTGAAGGGTGAAAGGGTAGCTCTAAACTTGATGCAAAGACTAAGCGGCATAGCCACTGTAGTAAGAAGGTATGTAAAGGCCTTGGAAGGTACAAATATAAAGCTTCTTGATACAAGAAAAACAACGCCCGGCATGAGGTATTTTGAAAAGTATGCAGTTAGAGTTGGTGGTGGTATAAACCACCGCTTTGGCCTATATGATATGGTGCTAATTAAGGATAATCATAAGGCTGTGGCTGGTAGCATAAGAGAGGCAGTTAAACGTGTAAAAGAGAGGCTTAGCCCTGCCTATAAGGTTGAAGTTGAGGTGGAAAACCTACAAGAATTGGAAGAAGCTCTTGAATGTGGTGTGGATATGGTGCTTTTAGACAACTTTTCTCCAGAGGAGGTAAGGGAAGCTGTAAAGATTACAAAGGGTAGGGTTTTAGTGGAGGTATCCGGCAATATAAACCTTGAAAACATAAAGGATTATGCCATAGAAGGTGTGCATTTTATATCAAGTGGAGCCATTACCCACTCTGCCAGGTGGCTTGACCTTAGTATGAAGATGCGTAAGCTGTAA
- a CDS encoding biopolymer transporter ExbD, translating into MEDKEFSSINVIPFVDILLVLLTIVLITASFMVQGAIPVNLPKAKEGKEEALKSLEIVLTKEGEIYFEGKRVNLQELENILKSISPSTKISLSTDRDAKVQSLVSLLDLFKRYGLGKVVIRTERDES; encoded by the coding sequence ATGGAGGATAAGGAGTTTAGCTCAATAAATGTTATACCCTTTGTGGATATACTGCTTGTGCTTCTTACCATAGTGCTTATAACCGCAAGCTTTATGGTGCAGGGTGCCATACCAGTAAATCTACCCAAGGCAAAGGAAGGAAAAGAAGAAGCCTTAAAAAGCCTTGAGATAGTCCTTACAAAGGAAGGTGAGATATACTTTGAAGGGAAAAGGGTAAATTTGCAAGAGCTTGAGAATATTTTAAAAAGCATTAGTCCTTCTACTAAAATAAGCCTTTCCACCGATAGAGATGCCAAGGTGCAGTCTTTGGTTAGCCTTCTTGACCTATTTAAAAGGTATGGCTTGGGAAAGGTTGTAATAAGAACGGAAAGAGATGAATCATAG